One Anthonomus grandis grandis chromosome 15, icAntGran1.3, whole genome shotgun sequence DNA segment encodes these proteins:
- the LOC126744893 gene encoding uncharacterized protein LOC126744893: MDDCDCDCGDCDCGDCDCGDCDCDCGDCSCCDCDDGCCDCDLDCWTICCRPFGILMETFYWWNVDSPTNDSCCGNCCSRRKKKQTPIDEDIEEVITSQPLTKTPESVNV; encoded by the exons atggaTGACTGTGACTGTGATTGTGGTGATTGCGATTGTGGTGATTGCGACTGTGGTGATTGCGATTGTGATTGTGGCGACTGTAGTTGTTGCGACTGTGACGACGGATGCTGCGATTGTGATTTGGATTGCTGGACTATTTGCTGCAGACCAT tTGGCATTCTCATGGAAACGTTTTATTGGTGGAACGTTGATTCTCCCACGAACGATTCGTGTTGTGGAAATTGCTGCTCTAGAAGAAAAAAGAAGCAAACGCCAATCGACGAGGATATTGAGGAGGTGATAACCAGCCAACCATTAACCAAAACTCCAGAAAGTGTAAATGTATAA